DNA sequence from the Pseudomonas sp. MPC6 genome:
ATCACCGATACCGGGAAAAGCTGAATGGTGTAGTCGGCGGAGAGCTTTTCAAGTTCTGGTTCAAAATTGCGGCAATGCGGGCACGACGGGTCAGAGAACACGAAAACCGTCCCCTTGCCCCCCTGTGAAAGCTGTACAGCGTACTTTCCAGCCTTCGTACCAGCACTGATGGCTTGCTTAACGATTGATGGGTCAGCAGCTGGTGGAAGCCCCGGAATGTTGCCTAGCTGCATATTCTGGAGATTCTGAGGTTGTTGTGGCGGTACGAAGCCAGGTTGCGTTGCCCCCGGGTTGTAAACAGGTTGCTCATTAACTTGGCCTGGGTTGCCAGCTGCAGCTTGAGAAGTGATACCGGTCATTCGGGCGGCGTACATGTTCAAGCCCAAGGCGAAGATCAAACCTAATGCAGGCAGTAATCCCCACTTAACAGCCCCCTTCACTCGGCTGAATAACACTCGACGCCGGGTGAAACGGTCGAGGGCGTGTTGCATTGCTTCAAAAGCATTTCCTGCCAGCGCTTCGGATCCAAACTCCTCAAGCAGGCACTCGTGATTCGCACCTTGGGTAGGGTTGGACCAGAGCAGACGTTTTCCATCGAGACGAACCTGGACACTGTCGTTCAACGACAGAGCGGTAACAGCGCGGCGCTCGCCGGTCGATCCGAAGTGAACGTGGAGAGCCAAATCGTATTGGCGAATTCTGTCGCGATTTTTCATTGTGTATCTCCTTGTTGGGCAACCAAACCTAGTTTGGCGAGGTATTTTTCGACGCCATCAATCGCGTCTTCAATGGAAGGCTCCGTGAGGCGATAGCCCACGTTTTCTGCGTACTCTTCCCACTGCATCTGGGTGAAAACAGCACCTTGCTCAAGAAAAGGAGCCTTGCGCAGGCCGATGTTCAAGGCATAGAAAAGGCTCCGGTCCATCCCCTTTAACCAACGGAACTGGGAAGAGGGCAACTTGCCACTTTTGGATGCGAGCTTGTGCATGGCGAACAGCATCGTTCCGGGGTAGGGGTGACGGAGGAGCCAAGCCTGAGCGTCAGGGTGAGCCGCATATTTTTTGAATGCGGTGTCGGTTAAACCGAGGTTCGGATAACCTTTCTTTCCTTCAAACGTGCCCGTGTGACAAGAGCGGTTGAGATCGTCCAGGAGATGCTGCGCAACGCGGATATCTTTCCCGTCTGAGAAGAGGCGTGCGCCAAACACTGCGAACAAGGCGCGTTCCGTAGGACTCAAATCGTTGAGAGATGCGACCGGAGTACCTAAAAAATCGATCATGAGTTGGCCGCAGCGCTCGCGATCTAGTTTGTGATTGACGATCAGTCCATGTTCAAGAGCCCATTCTTCCGGATGCACAGCACTGCGATGCTCGACCGGATCATCATTCAACAAAAGTGTCTGGGGGTTGCCGTAGTACAGGGAGGGAATAATTGCCGGGGAGTGCTTGGACATGATCCAAGGCAATGTTTCAACCGTGACCTTACGACGAGTTTTGTTCATCGGGTGACGGTGAGCTGCAAGAAAGCCACGGGCAATGATGACAAGCGGAATGATGATGTAGAAATACCCGGCTTTGTTGAGCATGATTAAAAGCTCGGGAAAAGTAACCCGTGCAGGGTACATGGCCATGCTCGCGGCCTGAGCTCGCCACTCTCGAATTACTTCAGGCATGAATGGCCAATCGAACACGGCGAGCTGATACCAAACCCATTTCAAGGACCAATAACTGATGGTTCCATGCCAGCGATGCCAAAACATCCAACCAAATGCGACTGGCAGGGCGATCAAGACAACCCACACGACCCCCATACCCTCGGACTGATTTTGTCCATGTCTAGCCATGAATCCTCCTAGAACTTGAGCGAGTTGTTATAAACGCGCTCGATGTACGGGTATTTGTACTTCGGTGTCCTGGAGTGGTAATGCCCAACCCCATCCCAGAAGCTGCCATTCGCCTGGTTGATCTCGTACCGCAAAATGTATGCAGCGGCGCGCGCGGACCAGCAAAAGTTCTGCGTGATCATTTGAGGAGAAACGCCGAATTCGCCCTGTAATTTTTGGGCCCACACGGTGTTGATCTGAAAAGGTCCGTGGTCGACCGTGCCATTTTTGTTTTGGCTCAAGGTCCCGGTACTACCTCCCTCTGTCATCCAAAGAGCGATCATTACCCTTAAGGGCAAACTGTAATCACGCGCCGCTTCGACCATACATACCGGTACAGGCGGCTCAGCCACAGGAACTGGAATCATCGTTTCGTCCTTTCTCGATCCCTAGCAATGGGTTATAATTTTCCGTATGGTAGCCATTCTACGGAATTAAGGCAAGTTGAATCAGCCTTCTGCAAATCCGCAAAAACGCTGATTTCAGCCTCGTTCAGGAAGGAGTTTTTAATGGAAAAGGTATTGTGGATTGCTGAGAAAGAGTCTCAGCTTTCTCAGGGTATTTATTCGGCCATCCCTGGCACCACCGAAGATCGGGGGCCAGGCTGGGCACGCAGAGGCGAGCAATGGTTTATCTGGCTCGATGGCCACGCGTTTCAACAAGCTCCACCCGATCACTACCTTCCTGACGATGTACCTTTGACAGCTGGCAATAAAAAGGTCTGGCGGATGTCAGATTTGCCGATTATCCCGGCAGCCAGGGCTTGGAAGCTTTTACCAGACCCTCGCAAGAAGCCTCGTATCGCGAAACTCAAAGAATTGTTGCAGTGGTGTGATGTAGTTCACCACCTCGGCGATCCTGACGAGGAGGGTCAATGCCTCGTTGATGAAGCGCTTGAGTATTTCCAGTTCCATAAGCCTGTGCGGCGGGTGCTAATCAACGACTACAACTCCAATAAGATCAAAGAGTCGCTCGCCAATATCCGCGAAAACACTGAGCCCCTTTTTACTGGGTGGCGACGGTGGGGTCTGGCTCGAAGTCGCTACGATTGGTTGCTGGGCATGAATGGCACACGAGCGATGACCTTGCGCGGCCGTGAAGTAGGGCAGCAGGGGTTGCTGCCGGTTGGGAGCGTACAGACACCACTGCTCTACATAGCCAGGGAGCGCGACAGGCTGATCGAAGAATTCCAGCCTCATGCTTACCAAGTAGTTACTGTGCAACTACAACCACCTGAAGGACCGTCCTTTCAAGCTCGGTGGACACCGCGGCCAGATCAGTCTGGCCTGGATGAAGATGGGCGTGTAGTTGACTCTCAAGTAGCACAGTCCATCGCAGAACGGGTAAAGGGCCGCAGCGGCTCTGTTACCCAATGCGCTATCACCGACAAAAGCAAGAAACCCCCGCTTCCTCTTTCCATGAACGAGCTGCAGATGGAAGGTTTCAGCCGGTATGACTATTCCGCTCAGGAAGTCATGGAAGCGGCTCAGAAGCTGTATGACACATACAAAGTCATGACATATCCGAGAACGGATGTCCGCTACCTGTCGGAAGCCCACCACGAAGAAGCTGCTGCAGTGATCGGGGCAGTGCTGCAAATTCGGCCTGACCTGAACCAGCTGGCTGACCTCATCGATCCTTCCCACAAATCCGCAGCTTTCAATGATGCGAAAGTTCGTACGCCAACCGGCGAGCCGACACCCCACCACGGGATCGTGCCCTCCATCCCGGAAAAAATGGTGAACCCGGCTGAGTGGACAGAATGTGAGCGGAACGTCTACGAGCTGGTCATTCGTGCATACCTGGCTCAATTTGCCAGCGATTACAAATACCGGGCCGCAACGCTGCAGGTGGATATTGAAGGTGAAGCTTTCTCGGCCAGCGGCACCACACCCGTGCAAATGGGTTGGAAAGCAATCTATCAGGAGCCGCCACCTTTGGACGAAGCAGAACCGGCAGAGGACAACCTTCCCACGCTGACGTTGCCAGCGCTGAGTGAAGGGGACACTGTCGCATGCTTGTCTTGCGAACAAGTCGAGCAAATGACCACGCCACCACCCCGCCTCGATGACAATATGCTGCTGGATGCGATGAAGAACGTGCACAGGTACGTGGTCGATTCGGAGCTTCGTAAACTGCTCAAAGAGGGTGAGGGCATCGGAACGACCTCGACCCGTGCCGGCATTATTGCGGACATGAAAAAGCGCGAGCTTTTCGTACCAGCGCCCAAGGGCAAGAAAAAACTGATGACCAGTGCTCAGGCTAGAAACCTCATCGACGCTCTACCGATGAAGGTTAAAGATCCTGCACAGGCGGGACACTTCAAACAATCTCTGGATCAGGTCGCAAGTGGCACGCTCACCCATACAGCATTTATTGAGTATGCCGAACGCTTTGTTCGTGACGTGGTTGAAGTTGCGAAAGTAGCTGAAATGGCAGCCCTACCACCTGTTCCAGGAGAGCAAATTCCTTGCCCCAACTGCGCAGGCGAGCTACAGAACAAAGGTAAACGTACTGTTTGCAGTCAGTGCGAATTTGTTCTCTGGCACGAAGCATTCGGTAAGCTACTAGGAGCAAAGGATATTGAAGCCTTGCTGAAAAAGGGCGAAACGCGGCTACTTCAAAACTTAATCGGACGTGAAAAACAAAAGAAATTCTCGGCTCGCCTGTCCCTGGATCGCACAACCGGGAAAACTAAGCCCCTCTTTGATCAACCCGGAGTAGCAACTTCAAAATCAGGAACCTCAACAACGGTGCAATCAACGCTTGCACCGCTTAACTGTCCTCGATGCCAGACAATTCTTGTCCTTACCGGGAAGATGCTCGAATGCCCATCGTGCCAATTCAAATTATTTTCAGAAATGCTGGGCAGAGCCTTGAATGATGCTGAATTGAAAGCACTCGTTACGGATGGAATCACCAACAATCTGAGTGGTTTCACCAGCAAAAACACCAAGCGTGCATTTTCTGCAAAACTCAAACTCAACCGGGAAAACTGGAAAGTAGAGTTTGAATTTGAAAAAAAAGGTGCCGACCGTGCCTAAGTCCGAACACCCAAATCGACCACCTGGCTGGTGAGAAAGGAGCAATACATGTTTATACGTCTGTTTCCTCTGGTCCTCGCAATTCTGATTGCGGGTTGCGATCAGTCAGAAAATCAGCATGAACAAGAAGGTGTGCAACGACAGCTGATTCAGGGTATGCACGCAGAATTCTTCAAAGTCGCTGATGGGAATAACAGTTGGTTTGAAGTTGCTATATCAGTCGATAACAGCAAAACATTCAGGATGCCTGTTTTCTTCTCCCAGAATGGAAAGCTCGTCAACGTTACCGATTCCCAAGCACAATCCATCTTTGACAACTGGCTCAAAGAGCGCGCCAAAAATATTGCTGCGTTCGGCTCGCTTGATGAACAGAGCGGCATGAAAGATCCATTCCTAGCGCTTGATGTAAAACGCTGGGAGAAGAAATGATGTTTAACGAAGATGACATGAAGTTTGTTCCTGCGTATTACGCGGCGAATGGAAAAGGCCAACATGTACCCTTCATCGTGTCCTTGATGATGGTCGATGATCAGAACAAGGCTGCATTACCACCGGCCGTTTCAGCGTCGATAGACAGAACGCTAAGCATCACAGGAACGGAAGGGGTGGCTTTCGCGAACGTCTACAACGTCGAACGGCTCGAAGTCGTTGTACCAGCTCATATTGACCGGGCGATGAAGATTCTCGGGGCTCTGGTGCTTTTCCGTTGCGAAAGCCCTGAGACAGCCGAAAACCTGATGGGGGTGATGAATGAGGCCTACACCCTCACCTTGGTCAAGGATCAGCGGAGCGCGTCTGATGAATAGACAGAGGATTTGGCGTACCACTGTGGGGGTGGGCAGTTTACTCATTGGTCTTTCCTATGCAGTGCTGACAGTCCGTAACGGTTTCAGTGTCGCCGGCGAACTGGTACACGCAACGCTGTTTTTCGCAGCCGGTATTGCTCTGCTTCATTACACATTCAAGTCTCAGCATGAGGGCTCGCAAATGCCAGGTCCATTGACTAGCCAGCAGGTCGCAGAATACGAATGCGCGATGGAAACCATCGGAAACGCAATCGCAGCACGATCTCAGGCAATCCATGAAGAGAGGGCCAATCCTGAGCCCAACAAAGAGCGACTGGATAGATTGCGTCAGGAGCAGGCTGAGCTTGTTCTTGAGAGGAGCAGAATTTCGATAGATGACGTCGACAGCGTGCGTCGAGTCATCGCGCATTATGGCGCCCAGGTACGGGCTCAGATTTAAGGACTGACCATGGACGATCAGAACAAGGGTATGAGCGTTGATGAGGCACAAGAGGTCGTTGATCGCTTCTTGGCCGACTACAATGGAAATATCCCCCTGAGGAATATAGTCAGGGCGAAACAGGAGGACATTTATGGGCCACAAGCATCTCGTGACAAAATCGGAATCCGAATCGACGGAGCGTACCACCCAGGAAGCGGACTCATCACCATTGTCGCTTCCAATATGGGTGACGAAGGGGCCATCCTCCGAAACTTGCGCCACGAGCTCCTCGGGCATTATGGGCTCAACACCTTCAATCCCGAAGAAAAAAGGACGCTTCTGGCTCGCGTTCTTGAAACGCGCTACGAACCAACGCTAAGCCATATCTGGGCTTATGTTGACGATAATTATCGTGACAAAAGTGAACTGCACCGGGCCGAGGAAGTATTCGCGTTCGTAGCCGAAGACGAACGATCGTTCCTCGGGCGGGCCTGGGACAAAACCCGCGCGGCCATGCAGAAAGTCCTCAAGGTGGCGGGCCTCGTCAGCGACAAGTCCCTCTCGATTCATGAGCTGCGCATCGAGGCTCTGGCCATCGCAAAAGGAATCAAAGCTGGCGAGAGGCTACAGCAGACATTCCCTAAAGACGATCAGTCTCAATTCAGACTCGAAGCAGACGAACATCGGCTTATCTTCGAGGACATCGCCCAGCACGCAATGATGCTGAGTAAACCCGTCCAGCAACCGGTGGCAATCATCCTTGGCGGTCAACCTGGTGCGGGAAAAGCAGCACTCAGCAGCCATGCGACCGCCGAGCTGGGTGGTAACACCATCAAAATTGACGCAGATGAGCTTCGCAAGTATCACCCCCATCTATTAAAGCTGATGCGCGAAAACGACCGCGATGCAGCAGATCTTACCCACCGTGACGCTGCAGGCTGGGCGGTAAAGCTTACAAACCTGGCAATCAAAGAGCATCGGAACCTGGTCATCGACGGAACGATGCGCGATCCAGATAGCTTGGCCAAGCTCTGCGGCAAACTGCAATCAGCCGGATACCGCGTCGACGCGCGCGTA
Encoded proteins:
- a CDS encoding conjugal transfer protein TrbA, producing the protein MARHGQNQSEGMGVVWVVLIALPVAFGWMFWHRWHGTISYWSLKWVWYQLAVFDWPFMPEVIREWRAQAASMAMYPARVTFPELLIMLNKAGYFYIIIPLVIIARGFLAAHRHPMNKTRRKVTVETLPWIMSKHSPAIIPSLYYGNPQTLLLNDDPVEHRSAVHPEEWALEHGLIVNHKLDRERCGQLMIDFLGTPVASLNDLSPTERALFAVFGARLFSDGKDIRVAQHLLDDLNRSCHTGTFEGKKGYPNLGLTDTAFKKYAAHPDAQAWLLRHPYPGTMLFAMHKLASKSGKLPSSQFRWLKGMDRSLFYALNIGLRKAPFLEQGAVFTQMQWEEYAENVGYRLTEPSIEDAIDGVEKYLAKLGLVAQQGDTQ
- a CDS encoding type IA DNA topoisomerase, which gives rise to MEKVLWIAEKESQLSQGIYSAIPGTTEDRGPGWARRGEQWFIWLDGHAFQQAPPDHYLPDDVPLTAGNKKVWRMSDLPIIPAARAWKLLPDPRKKPRIAKLKELLQWCDVVHHLGDPDEEGQCLVDEALEYFQFHKPVRRVLINDYNSNKIKESLANIRENTEPLFTGWRRWGLARSRYDWLLGMNGTRAMTLRGREVGQQGLLPVGSVQTPLLYIARERDRLIEEFQPHAYQVVTVQLQPPEGPSFQARWTPRPDQSGLDEDGRVVDSQVAQSIAERVKGRSGSVTQCAITDKSKKPPLPLSMNELQMEGFSRYDYSAQEVMEAAQKLYDTYKVMTYPRTDVRYLSEAHHEEAAAVIGAVLQIRPDLNQLADLIDPSHKSAAFNDAKVRTPTGEPTPHHGIVPSIPEKMVNPAEWTECERNVYELVIRAYLAQFASDYKYRAATLQVDIEGEAFSASGTTPVQMGWKAIYQEPPPLDEAEPAEDNLPTLTLPALSEGDTVACLSCEQVEQMTTPPPRLDDNMLLDAMKNVHRYVVDSELRKLLKEGEGIGTTSTRAGIIADMKKRELFVPAPKGKKKLMTSAQARNLIDALPMKVKDPAQAGHFKQSLDQVASGTLTHTAFIEYAERFVRDVVEVAKVAEMAALPPVPGEQIPCPNCAGELQNKGKRTVCSQCEFVLWHEAFGKLLGAKDIEALLKKGETRLLQNLIGREKQKKFSARLSLDRTTGKTKPLFDQPGVATSKSGTSTTVQSTLAPLNCPRCQTILVLTGKMLECPSCQFKLFSEMLGRALNDAELKALVTDGITNNLSGFTSKNTKRAFSAKLKLNRENWKVEFEFEKKGADRA
- a CDS encoding zeta toxin family protein, which gives rise to MDDQNKGMSVDEAQEVVDRFLADYNGNIPLRNIVRAKQEDIYGPQASRDKIGIRIDGAYHPGSGLITIVASNMGDEGAILRNLRHELLGHYGLNTFNPEEKRTLLARVLETRYEPTLSHIWAYVDDNYRDKSELHRAEEVFAFVAEDERSFLGRAWDKTRAAMQKVLKVAGLVSDKSLSIHELRIEALAIAKGIKAGERLQQTFPKDDQSQFRLEADEHRLIFEDIAQHAMMLSKPVQQPVAIILGGQPGAGKAALSSHATAELGGNTIKIDADELRKYHPHLLKLMRENDRDAADLTHRDAAGWAVKLTNLAIKEHRNLVIDGTMRDPDSLAKLCGKLQSAGYRVDARVLAVNDLVSRLSIHHRYELQHEANGFGRWSNRVNHDLAFVGLPVTVDRLESCNLVDRMYVTNRSGTDLYDNFRSTSGWEQTPVQGRMHVDTERSRAWTQAERASFDLTLDLVQSKMNRRQAGEGDLAALAAIRADYNRTLTIITRAQVATPIKPR
- a CDS encoding thioredoxin fold domain-containing protein; amino-acid sequence: MKNRDRIRQYDLALHVHFGSTGERRAVTALSLNDSVQVRLDGKRLLWSNPTQGANHECLLEEFGSEALAGNAFEAMQHALDRFTRRRVLFSRVKGAVKWGLLPALGLIFALGLNMYAARMTGITSQAAAGNPGQVNEQPVYNPGATQPGFVPPQQPQNLQNMQLGNIPGLPPAADPSIVKQAISAGTKAGKYAVQLSQGGKGTVFVFSDPSCPHCRNFEPELEKLSADYTIQLFPVSVIGGPESSTAIAQMLCAKPEDRASYWKKIVKGDRIDAATCPEGEAAVAANDQIFRKLNFLGTPTVVNTSGEQTPLTLPNTARAISQWLDQTKAQ
- a CDS encoding lytic transglycosylase domain-containing protein; this translates as MIPVPVAEPPVPVCMVEAARDYSLPLRVMIALWMTEGGSTGTLSQNKNGTVDHGPFQINTVWAQKLQGEFGVSPQMITQNFCWSARAAAYILRYEINQANGSFWDGVGHYHSRTPKYKYPYIERVYNNSLKF